In a genomic window of Nodosilinea sp. E11:
- a CDS encoding DEAD/DEAH box helicase, with protein sequence MTLSFASLGLSEARVSHLEAMGYEEPTAIQAEAIPHLLSGRDLIGQAQTGTGKTAAFALPLMEQVDASNPAVQVLVLTPTRELAIQVCQAIRGFRISGRPKVLAIYGGQSIERQQEQLRRGTQIVVGTPGRVLDMLNRGSLSLQSLGWLVLDEADEMLNMGFIQDVEKILSKAPADRQTAFFSATMAPAIRELATKFLQSPVTVTVQSPKASPKQIQQVSYIVPRGWTKVRALQPILELEDPETAIIFVRTRRTAGDLTRQLQAAGYSVDEYHGDLSQSQRERLLMRFRQQQVKLVVATDIAARGLHVDDLTHVINFDMPDAMESYVHRIGRTGRAGKKGVAISLVTPLEKYKLRQIERHTKQPMTLVKIPTRAEIAARNLERLRSQVREAITSERLASFLPIVSQLSEEYDLRTVAAAALQMAYDKTVPAWQREHHSSEPEESGTPMPKKRKGTSAEPRQVSKAKE encoded by the coding sequence ATGACCTTATCGTTTGCCAGTTTGGGGTTGTCTGAAGCCCGCGTTAGCCATCTAGAGGCCATGGGCTACGAAGAACCCACCGCCATTCAGGCAGAGGCCATTCCCCATTTGCTCTCAGGGCGCGACCTGATTGGCCAGGCCCAAACCGGCACCGGCAAGACCGCTGCCTTCGCCCTACCCCTGATGGAGCAGGTCGATGCCAGCAACCCGGCGGTGCAGGTGCTGGTGCTAACCCCCACCCGTGAGCTGGCGATTCAGGTGTGTCAGGCCATACGCGGCTTTCGCATCAGCGGTCGCCCCAAGGTGCTAGCCATCTACGGCGGTCAGTCGATCGAGCGTCAGCAAGAGCAGCTCAGACGGGGCACCCAGATCGTGGTGGGCACCCCTGGGCGCGTGCTCGACATGCTTAACCGGGGTAGCCTGTCGCTGCAAAGCCTGGGCTGGCTGGTGCTCGACGAAGCCGACGAAATGCTCAATATGGGCTTTATTCAGGACGTTGAGAAAATTCTCAGCAAGGCTCCTGCCGACCGGCAAACCGCCTTTTTCTCGGCCACTATGGCCCCTGCTATCCGCGAACTGGCCACCAAGTTTTTGCAGTCTCCGGTGACAGTCACGGTGCAGTCGCCCAAGGCTTCGCCCAAGCAGATTCAGCAGGTGAGCTACATCGTGCCTCGCGGCTGGACTAAAGTACGCGCCCTCCAGCCTATTCTTGAGCTAGAAGACCCTGAAACCGCGATTATCTTTGTGCGCACTCGCCGCACCGCTGGGGACCTCACCCGCCAACTTCAGGCAGCGGGCTACAGCGTTGATGAGTACCACGGCGACCTCAGCCAGTCCCAGCGCGAGCGGCTGCTGATGCGTTTTCGTCAGCAGCAGGTGAAGCTGGTGGTGGCTACCGACATCGCGGCCCGAGGCCTGCACGTCGATGACCTCACCCACGTGATCAACTTCGACATGCCCGACGCCATGGAGAGCTATGTGCACCGCATTGGCCGCACCGGGCGGGCGGGCAAAAAAGGCGTCGCCATCTCCCTGGTCACTCCCCTAGAGAAGTACAAGCTGCGGCAGATTGAGCGCCACACCAAGCAGCCGATGACCCTGGTTAAAATTCCCACCCGGGCCGAAATTGCGGCCCGCAACCTAGAGCGGCTACGTAGCCAGGTGCGTGAAGCGATCACCAGCGAGCGGCTGGCGTCGTTTTTGCCGATTGTGTCTCAGCTAAGCGAAGAGTATGACCTGCGCACCGTGGCCGCTGCCGCTCTGCAAATGGCCTACGACAAAACCGTACCCGCCTGGCAGCGAGAGCACCACAGCAGCGAACCCGAAGAAAGCGGTACCCCCATGCCTAAAAAGCGCAAAGGGACGTCGGCTGAGCCGCGCCAGGTAAGCAAAGCGAAGGAATAA
- the rimO gene encoding 30S ribosomal protein S12 methylthiotransferase RimO, with product MGLKPTVAFNHLGCEKNRVDTEHMLGLLVQAGYQVDANEELADYVVVNTCSFIEEAREESVRTLVELAAAQKKVVITGCLAQHFQHELLEEIPEAVALVGTGDYNRIVEVIERAEAGERVKIVSPEPTYIADETVPRYRTTASSVAYLRVAEGCDYRCAFCIIPHLRGNQRSRSIESIVAEAHQLAAEGVQELVLISQITTNYGMDLYGKPRLAELLRALGEVDVPWVRMHYAYPTGLTPEVIAAIRETPNVLPYLDLPLQHSHPEVLRAMNRPWQGQVNDDVIYRIKESLPEAVLRTTFIVGFPGETEAHFEHLLEFVDRHQFDHVGVFSFSAEEGTPAYSLPNQVPQSERDRRREALMLAQQPIAWEHNRAHIGQAVDVLIEQENPATGMAIGRSARFAPEVDGLVYVTGTAALNQIVPVTITAADTYDLFGEIATVPAPEPSLSLAH from the coding sequence ATGGGGCTAAAGCCAACAGTCGCGTTCAACCACCTGGGCTGCGAAAAAAATCGAGTTGATACCGAGCATATGCTGGGCTTGCTGGTGCAAGCGGGCTACCAGGTAGACGCCAACGAAGAACTGGCCGACTACGTGGTGGTCAACACCTGTAGCTTTATTGAAGAAGCAAGAGAAGAGTCGGTGCGCACCCTGGTAGAACTCGCCGCCGCTCAAAAGAAGGTGGTAATCACCGGCTGTTTGGCCCAGCACTTTCAGCATGAGCTGTTAGAAGAAATTCCTGAAGCGGTCGCTCTAGTGGGTACCGGCGACTACAACCGCATTGTCGAGGTCATCGAGCGGGCCGAGGCCGGAGAACGGGTGAAAATCGTCTCGCCAGAGCCCACCTACATTGCCGATGAAACGGTGCCACGCTACCGTACTACGGCCTCCAGCGTGGCCTACCTGCGGGTAGCAGAGGGCTGCGACTACCGCTGTGCCTTCTGTATTATTCCGCATCTGCGCGGTAATCAGCGATCGCGCTCCATTGAGTCGATCGTGGCCGAGGCCCACCAACTGGCCGCCGAAGGGGTGCAAGAACTGGTGCTGATCTCCCAGATCACCACCAACTACGGTATGGATCTCTACGGCAAGCCCCGCTTGGCCGAGCTGCTGCGGGCGCTGGGCGAGGTCGATGTGCCCTGGGTACGGATGCACTATGCCTACCCCACTGGCCTCACCCCCGAAGTGATCGCCGCCATTCGTGAAACCCCTAACGTGCTGCCCTACCTCGATCTACCCCTACAGCACTCTCACCCCGAGGTGCTGCGGGCGATGAACCGCCCCTGGCAGGGCCAGGTCAACGACGATGTCATCTACCGCATCAAAGAGTCGCTGCCTGAGGCCGTGTTGCGCACAACCTTTATTGTCGGTTTTCCTGGGGAAACCGAGGCCCACTTTGAGCATTTGCTCGAATTCGTCGATCGCCATCAGTTTGATCACGTCGGCGTATTTAGCTTCTCCGCTGAGGAGGGCACCCCGGCCTATAGTCTGCCCAACCAGGTGCCCCAGTCTGAGCGCGATCGCCGTCGCGAAGCCCTGATGCTGGCCCAGCAGCCCATCGCCTGGGAGCACAACCGCGCTCACATTGGTCAAGCCGTCGATGTGCTGATCGAGCAAGAAAATCCAGCGACGGGGATGGCGATCGGGCGATCGGCCCGCTTTGCTCCCGAGGTTGATGGCCTGGTCTATGTGACTGGCACCGCCGCTCTAAACCAAATTGTGCCGGTTACCATCACCGCCGCCGATACCTACGACCTGTTTGGTGAAATAGCCACCGTGCCTGCCCCAGAGCCTTCCCTGAGCTTGGCCCATTGA
- a CDS encoding Tic20 family protein — protein MTWSSSPNPTFLDRILAALPYILPITAGLPYGFQLINQFPVFGFLLLPLAPLITLYGTLEGTIPFFGLIVFFALILLVVRNENISRFIRFNTMQAILLSIILAVCGLILGLLDPSIFGELLFSTLANVLFLGMLISVGFSLVQTFRGLYAEIPTLSEAVHMQVR, from the coding sequence ATGACCTGGAGCAGTTCCCCCAACCCCACCTTTTTAGATCGCATTCTGGCGGCTCTTCCCTACATTCTGCCGATTACGGCTGGGTTGCCCTACGGTTTTCAGCTGATTAATCAGTTTCCGGTGTTTGGGTTTTTGCTACTGCCTCTAGCTCCGCTGATTACCCTCTATGGCACTCTAGAGGGCACAATTCCGTTCTTTGGCCTGATTGTGTTCTTTGCCCTGATTTTGCTGGTAGTGCGCAACGAAAACATCAGCCGATTCATTCGCTTTAACACAATGCAGGCTATTCTGCTGAGCATTATTCTGGCGGTATGTGGTCTCATTTTGGGTCTGCTCGACCCCAGTATCTTTGGAGAGCTACTCTTTAGCACCCTGGCCAATGTGCTGTTTTTAGGCATGCTGATTTCGGTAGGGTTCTCTCTGGTACAGACCTTTAGGGGCCTCTACGCTGAAATTCCAACCTTGTCTGAAGCTGTGCACATGCAGGTGCGGTAG
- a CDS encoding vitamin K epoxide reductase family protein: MRRRRQDSRWIHRWSRWLVAGIALVGALGTGYLTIGKLMGGGTCPTEGCDRVLSSPWGTVFGLPLTLFGFLAYGTMVVMAVAPLLINADTSKDLRQKLETWTWPLMFLLATAMVVFSGYLMTVLAFELQTFCPYCVGSALFALSMFVIILLGNRWDDLGQLAFMGFIVAVLTITATLAVYAPINAGGSPNGDVAGQVGPPITTASGPAEVALANHLTDIGAVMYAAWWCPHCHDQKQLFGAEAIQALTTVECAEDGQNSQTALCRSKPEITGFPSWEINGEFYAGTQSLARLAELSGYTGPTDFRR, from the coding sequence ATGAGACGTCGTCGTCAGGACAGCCGTTGGATTCATCGCTGGTCGCGTTGGCTGGTTGCAGGCATTGCCCTGGTGGGTGCGCTAGGTACCGGCTATCTGACCATTGGCAAGCTGATGGGCGGTGGCACCTGCCCGACCGAGGGCTGCGATCGCGTGCTCTCTAGCCCCTGGGGTACTGTATTTGGCCTGCCCCTGACGCTGTTTGGCTTCTTGGCCTACGGCACCATGGTGGTAATGGCCGTTGCCCCCCTGCTGATCAATGCCGACACCAGCAAAGACCTGCGCCAAAAACTTGAAACCTGGACCTGGCCGCTGATGTTTTTGTTGGCCACCGCCATGGTGGTATTCAGCGGCTACCTGATGACGGTGCTGGCCTTTGAGCTTCAGACCTTCTGCCCCTACTGCGTGGGTTCAGCACTGTTTGCCCTGTCTATGTTTGTGATTATTCTGCTGGGCAATCGGTGGGATGACCTGGGGCAACTCGCCTTTATGGGCTTTATTGTCGCAGTGCTGACAATCACCGCTACCCTGGCCGTCTACGCCCCGATCAATGCCGGAGGTAGCCCCAACGGTGATGTGGCCGGGCAGGTAGGGCCGCCGATTACTACGGCCTCTGGCCCGGCTGAAGTGGCCCTGGCCAACCACCTGACCGACATTGGCGCAGTCATGTACGCCGCCTGGTGGTGCCCCCACTGCCACGACCAAAAGCAGCTCTTTGGGGCCGAAGCGATCCAGGCGCTCACTACGGTAGAGTGCGCCGAAGACGGGCAAAACTCCCAGACCGCTCTATGTCGCTCTAAACCAGAGATTACCGGTTTCCCAAGTTGGGAGATCAACGGCGAATTTTATGCGGGCACGCAGAGTTTGGCGCGGCTAGCAGAGCTATCGGGCTATACCGGCCCGACCGATTTTCGTCGCTAG
- the btpA gene encoding photosystem I biogenesis protein BtpA, which yields MDLTEVFNTHNPVIGVLHLLPLPTSPRWQGDLQAVIDRAEQEATALASGGVHGIIVENFFDAPFTKGQVDPAVVSAMGMVVQRLQTLITVPIGINVLRNDARSALAIATCTGAAFIRVNVLTGVMATDQGLIEGCAHDLLRYRKELGSSVKILADVLVKHARPLGSPNLTTAVQETIHRGMADGIILSGWATGSPPSLEDLELAKAAAGDHPVFIGSGADWENIGTLMKAADGVIVASSLKRQGDINQPIDPIRVGQFVESMQEGLQALEGTLTMPTMVAP from the coding sequence GTGGACTTAACTGAAGTCTTTAACACCCATAACCCAGTCATCGGGGTATTGCACCTGCTGCCCCTGCCCACTTCTCCCCGCTGGCAGGGAGACCTCCAGGCCGTGATCGATCGCGCTGAGCAAGAGGCTACGGCCTTGGCCTCAGGCGGTGTCCACGGCATCATTGTCGAGAATTTCTTTGATGCCCCCTTTACCAAGGGTCAGGTTGACCCAGCGGTGGTCAGCGCCATGGGTATGGTGGTGCAGCGCCTACAAACCCTGATCACGGTGCCCATTGGCATCAATGTGCTGCGCAACGATGCTCGCAGTGCCCTCGCGATCGCCACCTGCACCGGGGCCGCGTTTATTCGAGTCAATGTGTTGACCGGGGTAATGGCCACCGACCAGGGCCTGATCGAAGGCTGTGCCCATGACCTGCTGCGCTACCGTAAGGAGCTGGGCAGCTCGGTGAAAATTTTGGCCGATGTGCTTGTCAAGCACGCCCGCCCCCTGGGATCGCCTAACCTGACCACGGCAGTGCAGGAGACTATTCACCGGGGCATGGCCGACGGCATTATTCTCTCGGGCTGGGCCACCGGTAGCCCCCCCAGCCTCGAAGACCTGGAATTGGCCAAGGCGGCGGCTGGGGATCACCCTGTCTTCATCGGCAGCGGAGCCGATTGGGAAAACATTGGCACTCTAATGAAGGCTGCTGACGGCGTGATTGTGGCCAGCTCGCTCAAGCGCCAGGGCGACATCAATCAGCCCATCGACCCGATTCGGGTGGGTCAGTTTGTGGAGTCGATGCAGGAAGGGCTGCAAGCTCTGGAGGGTACCCTAACCATGCCGACGATGGTGGCTCCCTAG